A single region of the Anguilla anguilla isolate fAngAng1 chromosome 17, fAngAng1.pri, whole genome shotgun sequence genome encodes:
- the nucb1 gene encoding nucleobindin-1 isoform X2 has product MARSSWRMTSGPHWLLLLSITFGAWSVPIDRNAVPQEAHPPPEGKQEENLDTGLFYDRYLREVVEVLETDPLFREKLQAANTEDIEGRLGKELDLVGHHVRTRLDELKRQEVARLRMLLKAKLDSTNTETLQIDHAALLKQFEHLDPHNQNTFESADLELLIATAAKDLRNYDLERHEEFKRYEMLKEHERREHLRGLDQEEQEREEQRLQRLSEKHRQHPKVYAPGSVAQLREVWRETDGLDPQEFDPRTFFSLHDTNGDGSLDEQELEALFTKELEKVYDPRNEEDDMIEMEEERLRMREHVMKNVDVNQDRLVSLDEFLRSTQKREFGSPEEWKTLDDSKPVYTEAELQQFEAELQEKEAELAQRAESLRQEEELLKQWGTALEAQRKEYQQAVKDMSQRNQQSVDGQPLPGPNGELQFQQEMKNLEEQGANATVSQNFPGEERMNTSIEPTQNLPLHTS; this is encoded by the exons GAGAATGACCTCTGGTCCCCATTGGCTGCTTCTCCTGTCAATCACCTTTGGGGCATGGTCAGTGCCCATTGACCGCAATGCAGTTCCCCAGGAAGCCCATCCCCCGCCGGAggggaaacaggaagagaaTTTG GATACCGGCCTGTTCTATGACAGGTACCTGAGGGAGGTGGTCGAGGTGCTGGAGACCGACCCTCTGTTCAGGGAGAAACTGCAGGCCGCGAACACGGAGGACATAGAG gGTAGGCTCGGTAAGGAGCTGGACCTGGTCGGCCACCATGTCAGGACCCGTCTGGACGAGCtgaagagacaggaagtggcacgCCTCAGGATGCTGCTGAAGGCCAAACTGGACAGTACCAAcacagaga ctCTGCAGATAGACCACGCCGCTCTGCTGAAGCAGTTCGAGCACCTGGACCCCCACAACCAGAACACCTTTGAGTCCGCAGACCTGGAGCTGCTCATCGCTACG GCTGCCAAGGACCTGCGGAACTATGACCTGGAGCGTCACGAGGAGTTCAAGCGCTACGAGATGCTGAAGGAGCACGAGAGGAGGGAGCACCTCCGCGGCCTGgaccaggaggagcaggagagggaggagcagaggctgCAGCGGCTGAGCgagaaacacaggcagcacCCCAAAGTCTACGCTCCG ggcagtgtagcacagctcCGGGAGGTGTGGAGAGAAACCGATGGTCTAGACCCTCAGGAGTTCGACCCCAGAACCTTCTTCAGCCTTCACG ATACTAATGGAGACGGTAGCCTGGATGAGCAGGAGCTTGAAGCTTTGTTCACTAAAGAG cttgAGAAAGTGTATGACCCCCGGAATGAAGAGGATGATATGATAGAGATGGAGGAAGAGCGACTGAGGATGAGAGAACACGTCATGAAGAAT GTGGATGTGAATCAGGATCGGCTCGTCAGCCTAGATGAGTTTCTGAGATCGACGCAGAAGAGAGAGTTTGGCAGCCCTGAAGAGTGGAAG ACCCTGGATGACTCAAAGCCTGTGTATACAGAGGCGGAGCTCCAGCAGTTTGAGGCGGAGCTTCAAgagaaggaggcggagctggccCAGAGGGCGGAGTCTCTACGGCAGGAAGAGGAACTTCTGAAGCAGTGGGGCACGGCGCTGGAGGCTCAGAGGAAAGAGTACcagcag GCGGTGAAGGACATGTCTCAGAGAAACCAGCAGTCAGTGGATGGGCAGCCCCTGCCGGGTCCTAACGGGGAACTCCAGTTTCAACAGGAGATGAAAAACCTGGAAGAACAGG gagcaaatgccaCCGTTTCTCAGAATTTTCCTGGAGAAGAACGGATGAACACCTCTATTGAGCCCACACAGAACCTTCCACTACACACGTCCTAA
- the nucb1 gene encoding nucleobindin-1 isoform X1, whose translation MARSSWRMTSGPHWLLLLSITFGAWSVPIDRNAVPQEAHPPPEGKQEENLDTGLFYDRYLREVVEVLETDPLFREKLQAANTEDIEKGRLGKELDLVGHHVRTRLDELKRQEVARLRMLLKAKLDSTNTETLQIDHAALLKQFEHLDPHNQNTFESADLELLIATAAKDLRNYDLERHEEFKRYEMLKEHERREHLRGLDQEEQEREEQRLQRLSEKHRQHPKVYAPGSVAQLREVWRETDGLDPQEFDPRTFFSLHDTNGDGSLDEQELEALFTKELEKVYDPRNEEDDMIEMEEERLRMREHVMKNVDVNQDRLVSLDEFLRSTQKREFGSPEEWKTLDDSKPVYTEAELQQFEAELQEKEAELAQRAESLRQEEELLKQWGTALEAQRKEYQQAVKDMSQRNQQSVDGQPLPGPNGELQFQQEMKNLEEQGANATVSQNFPGEERMNTSIEPTQNLPLHTS comes from the exons GAGAATGACCTCTGGTCCCCATTGGCTGCTTCTCCTGTCAATCACCTTTGGGGCATGGTCAGTGCCCATTGACCGCAATGCAGTTCCCCAGGAAGCCCATCCCCCGCCGGAggggaaacaggaagagaaTTTG GATACCGGCCTGTTCTATGACAGGTACCTGAGGGAGGTGGTCGAGGTGCTGGAGACCGACCCTCTGTTCAGGGAGAAACTGCAGGCCGCGAACACGGAGGACATAGAG aaggGTAGGCTCGGTAAGGAGCTGGACCTGGTCGGCCACCATGTCAGGACCCGTCTGGACGAGCtgaagagacaggaagtggcacgCCTCAGGATGCTGCTGAAGGCCAAACTGGACAGTACCAAcacagaga ctCTGCAGATAGACCACGCCGCTCTGCTGAAGCAGTTCGAGCACCTGGACCCCCACAACCAGAACACCTTTGAGTCCGCAGACCTGGAGCTGCTCATCGCTACG GCTGCCAAGGACCTGCGGAACTATGACCTGGAGCGTCACGAGGAGTTCAAGCGCTACGAGATGCTGAAGGAGCACGAGAGGAGGGAGCACCTCCGCGGCCTGgaccaggaggagcaggagagggaggagcagaggctgCAGCGGCTGAGCgagaaacacaggcagcacCCCAAAGTCTACGCTCCG ggcagtgtagcacagctcCGGGAGGTGTGGAGAGAAACCGATGGTCTAGACCCTCAGGAGTTCGACCCCAGAACCTTCTTCAGCCTTCACG ATACTAATGGAGACGGTAGCCTGGATGAGCAGGAGCTTGAAGCTTTGTTCACTAAAGAG cttgAGAAAGTGTATGACCCCCGGAATGAAGAGGATGATATGATAGAGATGGAGGAAGAGCGACTGAGGATGAGAGAACACGTCATGAAGAAT GTGGATGTGAATCAGGATCGGCTCGTCAGCCTAGATGAGTTTCTGAGATCGACGCAGAAGAGAGAGTTTGGCAGCCCTGAAGAGTGGAAG ACCCTGGATGACTCAAAGCCTGTGTATACAGAGGCGGAGCTCCAGCAGTTTGAGGCGGAGCTTCAAgagaaggaggcggagctggccCAGAGGGCGGAGTCTCTACGGCAGGAAGAGGAACTTCTGAAGCAGTGGGGCACGGCGCTGGAGGCTCAGAGGAAAGAGTACcagcag GCGGTGAAGGACATGTCTCAGAGAAACCAGCAGTCAGTGGATGGGCAGCCCCTGCCGGGTCCTAACGGGGAACTCCAGTTTCAACAGGAGATGAAAAACCTGGAAGAACAGG gagcaaatgccaCCGTTTCTCAGAATTTTCCTGGAGAAGAACGGATGAACACCTCTATTGAGCCCACACAGAACCTTCCACTACACACGTCCTAA